In Desmospora profundinema, the sequence CTCCGTCCAGGGTTCACGGATCGAGATGCCGCCCCTGGAAACCGCTTCCTGATAAGCGGACTCCACGTCCTTCACCTGTAGAGCGATATCCTTCACTCCATCTCCGTGACGATTGACGAAGCGAGTGATCGGGTGGTCGGGAGCCAAACATCCGCTTACCACCAACCGAATGTCCCCTTGTTCCAGGACATAGGACACCCTGTCGCGGCTACCCGTTTCCAGCCCTTTGTAAGCCATCAGGTGGAATCCGAAGGTTTTGCAGAAATAGTGCGCCGCCTGTTTGGCGTTTCCTGTGTAAAATTCCAGATAATCCACATCAAGAATCGGTAAGAAGTCTTGCTCCTCCACAGATGACGACGCTTTCATTTCTTTCATCGCCCCAGCCCCCCTGTCTGAAATTTCCCTGCCTTCAGATTACAAGAGGGGGATTGAACCCTGCAAGCATATGCGGAATCGCGTTGGTGCTTTGCCCGACCAAATCGGTGAAGCGGGGACAATGTTAGTCACTTTCCGGTTACATGGCCCAATCCCAACTCTGCGATGGCCATTTCCCGCAGGCGGAACTTTTGAACCTTGCCGCTGGCTGTCATGGGATAACTGTCCGTGATTTGGATATAGCGGGGAATTTTATAGCGGGCGATGGCACCCTTACAAAAGTTGCGCACCTCCTCGCTGTCCAAGTTCTCCCCATCTTTCAACCGGATAAAAGCCATCACTTCCTCCCCGTATTTTTCATCGGGAATGCCTACAATCTGCACATCCAGAATCTTGGGATGGGTATAGAGAAACTCCTCGATCTCCCGCGGAAAAATATTTTCTCCTCCGCGGATGATCATCTCTTTTAGGCGGCCGGTTATCCTCAGATACCCTTCTTCATCCATCCGGGCCAGATCTCCGGTATGCAACCACCCATCCTCGTCAATCGCCTCGGCGGTTGCTTCTGCCAACCGATAGTATCCTTTCATTACTAAATAACCACGGGTACAGAGTTCCCCTTGCACACCGGGCGGAACTTCTTCTCCGGTTGCTGGATCAATCACTTTCACCTCGACACCGGGCAACGCTTTGCCCACAGTGGAAACCCGCCTCTCAATCGGGTCTTTGGTCCGTGTTTGGCTGATGACAGGTGACGATTCCGTCTGTCCATATGCGATCGTGATCTCCGATGCCCCCATGTCATGAATCACCCGTTTCATCACTTCCATGGGACAGTTAGAACCCGCCATGATCCCCGTACGGAGACTGGATAGATCAAAGCGGGAAAATTCGGGGTGATTCAATTCGGCGATAAACATGGTGGGAACCCCGTGCAAAGCGGTGCATCGCTCCCCCGCCACGGTTTTTATCACGGTGAGCGGGTCGAATTCCACCACCGGAACCATCGCTGCCCCGACCGTCACACACGCCAAGGTGCCCAGCACGCAGCCGAAGCAATGGAAAAACGGAACAGGGATACACATGCGGTCCTGTTCCGTCAACTCCATACAAGCGGCGATACTGCGGGCGTTGTTGACGATATTGGTATGGGTCAACATCACCCCTTTAGGAAAACCCGTGGTGCCGGAAGTGTACTGCATGTTAATGACGTCTTCCGCATGGAGGGAATCCTGCCGTTCCTGCAGGGTTTCATCCGGTACGCTTTCTCCCATCCGCATCACCTCGGACCAGTTAAACATACCGGGCTTCGCTTCATCTCCCAGGAAGATCACGTTTCGCAGCCACGGCAACCGCTTCGAACGAAGTTGCCCCGGCTCCGCCTGTTTCAGCTCGGGACAAATCTCATATAGCATGTCTACATAGCTGGCACCCTTGAAGGAATCCATCAGGATCAACGTTTCCGTATCCGACTGACGCAGAAGATACTCCAACTCCCGGGCACGGTAGTTGGTATTCACCGTTACCATCACCGCCCCGATCTTCCCCGTGGCAAACTGCGTCACCAGCCACTCAGGGTGGTTGCTCGCCCATACGGCCAAATGATCTCCTTTGCGAACCCCCAGTTTTATCAACCCCTTGGCTGCCTGATCGCACTGTCGTTGGAACTCCCGATAGCTCCACCGGATTCCCCGATCCGGGTAGACCACCGCCTCCCGATCCCCAAACCGGGACACCCTGTCATCCAATAAGCCACCCACAGTAAGGTTTAACAAATCTGTTTTCATAGAGCCGTCTCCTTTCCAGATCAGTTGAAAGGCCTGCTTGTAAAAGCGAAGGAATACAAATATTATTCCTTCTATTCGCACAGCTATTTCCGCTTTCCTGCTATTCTCCAACATTGCAGGTGTATCCACGTTTCATTTCACGTACAAAAAAGCACCCTCAAAGGGCGCTGAGACGGCTGACAAACTTTTTATTAAAGGAAGAGGGGACCGATTTTCGGTGGAGCGGACTTCCCCTCATCTGTGGTAGGGAAAGAGGCGTGGAGACGAAAGACCCACTTTGCACTGGATCGCACAAGCCTCGCCAGAGTCACTTCGTTCCCTGGTCTCGCTTTGCACTAGATAGCACAAGTCTCGCCACGGTCACTTCGTTCCCTGGTCTCGCTTTGATTACTGCTGAGCACTCTCTATGGATGCTCTTTCAATTAGGAGGCATGGCTTGTGCGCCCATGATTTTCCCTGCAGGAATCGGAACAATATCCATCCTGTTTCTCGCGACAATCCGGACAACACAGATGCAGGTGGTGACAGCTGGGATCGGCACAATTATGAGGGGTTTCCGCCGATTTCCCGCAGTGAATACAGGTTCCCACCACCACTTCCTCTTCCTGATTTACCGGAACGGAAAGGCGCTCATCAAAGACAAAGCACTTCCCGTCAAAGAGACGCCCCCGCACTTCCGGATCCTTGCCGTAGGTGACGATTCCCCCATCCAATTGGGCCACATGCTGAAAGCCTTCTTCCAGCATGAAAGCGGTCAGCTTTTCACAGCGAATTCCACCCGTACAGTATGTGAGAATCGTCCGGTCTTTGTAAGGAGACAAATGCTCCCGGATCCATTCAGGAAATTCACGAAACGAATGCACGTCGGGGCGGATCGCGCCGCGAAAATGGCCCAGATCGTATTCGTAGTCGTTGCGCCCGTCCACGATTAACACATCCTCTTGCTGCATCGCCTCGTAAAACTGCCGCGGATTCAGACGCTGACCCGTTCGGTTGTTGGGATCCAGTTCTCCCTCTACGCGGAACGTGACCAGCTCCTCTTTCGGACGCACATGCATCTTTTTAAAAGCGTGTCCATCATGAGGGTCTACTTTGAATGCCATGTTTGCAAACCGCGGATCTTGTTTCAGATGCGCCATGTAGACTTCCGTTTGCTCAACCGTTCCGGAAACAGTACCGTTGATCCCTTCTGGCGCCACCAGGATCCGCCCTTTCAGACCCAACTCACGGCAAAATTGAAGATGTTCTTCCGCAAAGGCTTCCGGATTTTCAATCGGGACGAATTGATAATATAACAAAACCTGATATGCCGGTTGATGATTCATGTTCCTTCCTCTCCTTCTCTCAAAAACGATCATGGACGCCACGCCATGATACCAGCCCTTCCAAGTCATCCGATCAGTTTTCCTTACCCCTTTACACTGAGGCTTGGTTTTCCGTCTTCGCTCCATGCGTGGCAGAGTCGACTCCGACGGAAAACCAAACCTCCCTTCACGAAAACTTGATCGATATGGATAAAAAGGGAACTAGAAATCCGTCCCCATTGTAACCCAAATAGCGGGCAGAAGGAAAGGAAGGCTCCTACTCGATCAGCAACCGATTTCCCGGGCAATCACCGTGCGTTGAATTTCTGATGTTCCTTCCCCGATCTCCGTCAGCTTGGCATCGCGAAAGAAACGTTCCACTTTATAGTCATGCATATATCCGTATCCTCCATGGATTTGAACCGCCTGGTTGCACACTCTCATCGCCATCTCCGATGCATACAGTTTGCACATGGAGGCTTCTTTGGTAAATTTCTTTCCCTCGTCTTTCAACCAAGCTGCCTTGTAAACCATTGTCCGGGCCAGTTCGATCTCCATCGCCATATCCGCCAATTTATGCTGGATCACTTGGAACTTGGACAGCGATTGACCAAATTGAACCCGTTCCTTTGCATAGGCCAGAGCCGCTTCATACGCTCCCTGGGCGATTCCGACGGCCATCGCTCCAATCCCGATCCGTCCGCCGTCCAACGTGATAAGAAACTGCTTAAACCCGTGTCCAATCCTTCCCAGAATGTTCTCTTCCGGAATACGAACGTTTTCCATCACCAGTTCAGTGGTATTGGAGCTGTTTAAGCCCATCTTGACATAATTGTCGATGACGCGAAACCCTTCCGTATCCGCAGGAACGATGAAAGCCGTAATCTCGGGACCGGGTCCGGTAACGGCGGTTAATGCGACAAAATCGGCATAACTGGCATTGGTGATAAAGCACTTGGAACCGTTGATCACCCATTCGTCCTTTTCCCGGACCGCCGTCGTTTTAGTCCCCCCGGCATCAGAACCGGCATTGGGTTCCGTAAGGCCGAATGCGCCCAACGTCTCCCCTTTGCAAAGAGGAACCAGATACTTTTTTTTCTGTTCTTCTGTTCCAAATAGATAAAGGGGGGCACAACCCAACGAAACATGGGCGGAATAGGTAATCCCCGTGGAAGCACACACACGGCTTAATTCTTCCACTGCGATGGCGAAGCTGATGGTATCCGCCCCTCCCCCTCCCACCTTTTCCGGAAAGGGCAAGCCCATGAGGTTGAGATCGGCCATTTTCCGGAACACTTCAGCGGGAAACGCCTTGGTTCGGTCCCGTTCATCAGCGCCAGGTGCCACCTCTCCCTCCGCAAAATCCCGCATCAACTTTCGGATCATCCGCTGCTCTTCTGACAATTCAAAATTCATTTTCCTCCACCCCCGGTTCTCTGTCTCTATCCGATAACCTGCCACTCACAGTGCAAGGGCGTGTCTGGTTAATCCGTCAGGCGAGATCCCGGTCGGTGTGGCCGTCAAGCGCACAGGCTCTTCACCGGCCACATCCACCTTGCTCACTCACCGGAAAGATTGAATATCCAGACAGGCCCTAGTACTACAGTTACATTTGTATGAAGCGAGTATAGGAGCGTGGGTTGGTCCGGCTGGCGGGCTGTCTTCGATCTCTTGCAAAAAGCGCAAAGGATCGCAGCCATCCCACCACCCTCCCTTCTCACATTTGCACCTGCTCTTATAAACACAACTGTAGTACTAGTCTCGCCGGTCACTTCGTTCCCTGATCTCGCTATGCACTCATCGAGCACAAGTCTTGCCTGGGTCACTTTTGTTCCCTGGTCTCGCTATGACAGCGCTTTCACACTCATTATAAGAGTAAATGCGATTTTTCATCAAGAATTTTTAGAATCCACCCAATTTTAGACTATTCCTCCCCCTCATGGGGTTTGCATTGGGTTCGGAAAAGGGATAAAATTGAACCAGAATAAGGTGCGGGTGAGAGAAAAAATAAAAAAGCACCCGAATCGGTGCTTTTGCCAAATCAGTAGGTTCGCCTATTCATTCCAGGAAATCCTTCAGCCGTTTGCTACGGCTGGGATGGCGCAGCTTGCGCAGGGCTTTCGCCTCAATCTGGCGGATCCGTTCCCGGGTAACACCAAACACTTTCCCAACTTCTTCCAGTGTGCGGGTGCGCCCGTCATCCAATCCAAATCGGAGCCGCAACACGTTTTCTTCCCGATCGGACAACGTATCCAACACATCTTTCAATTGTTCTTTCAACAGTTCATAAGCAGCCGCGTCCGCCGGTGCTTGGGCATCATCATCGGGAATAAAGTCGCCCAGATGGGAATCGTCCTCTTCCCCGATCGGGGTTTCCAAAGAGACCGGTTCCTGAGCAATTTTCATAATTTCCCGGACCTTCTCCGGGCTGAGGTTCATCTCTTCCGCAATCTCTTCCGGAGAGGGTTCCCGGCCCAGTTCTTGCAACAACTGACGGGAAACCCGAATCAGCTTGTTGATTGTCTCCACCATATGCACCGGAATCCGAATCGTACGTGCCTGGTCGGCGATGGCCCGCGTAATCGCCTGACGAATCCACCATGTCGCATAGGTGCTGAATTTAAAGCCTTTGCGGTAATCAAATTTTTCCACGGCTTTAATCAAGCC encodes:
- the trhO gene encoding oxygen-dependent tRNA uridine(34) hydroxylase TrhO gives rise to the protein MNHQPAYQVLLYYQFVPIENPEAFAEEHLQFCRELGLKGRILVAPEGINGTVSGTVEQTEVYMAHLKQDPRFANMAFKVDPHDGHAFKKMHVRPKEELVTFRVEGELDPNNRTGQRLNPRQFYEAMQQEDVLIVDGRNDYEYDLGHFRGAIRPDVHSFREFPEWIREHLSPYKDRTILTYCTGGIRCEKLTAFMLEEGFQHVAQLDGGIVTYGKDPEVRGRLFDGKCFVFDERLSVPVNQEEEVVVGTCIHCGKSAETPHNCADPSCHHLHLCCPDCREKQDGYCSDSCRENHGRTSHAS
- the rpoD gene encoding RNA polymerase sigma factor RpoD — protein: MANEQNVDLEQEVTLEQVKEQLADLGKKRGVLTYKEIMEKMSPFDQDPQQMDEFFESLSEQGIEVINEEDDNIVFSQNDESEENDLLEDDLSVPPGVKINDPVRMYLKEIGRVPLLSAEEEVELATRIEAGDEEAKRRLAEANLRLVVSIAKRYVGRGMLFLDLIQEGNMGLIKAVEKFDYRKGFKFSTYATWWIRQAITRAIADQARTIRIPVHMVETINKLIRVSRQLLQELGREPSPEEIAEEMNLSPEKVREIMKIAQEPVSLETPIGEEDDSHLGDFIPDDDAQAPADAAAYELLKEQLKDVLDTLSDREENVLRLRFGLDDGRTRTLEEVGKVFGVTRERIRQIEAKALRKLRHPSRSKRLKDFLE
- a CDS encoding AMP-binding protein — translated: MLNLTVGGLLDDRVSRFGDREAVVYPDRGIRWSYREFQRQCDQAAKGLIKLGVRKGDHLAVWASNHPEWLVTQFATGKIGAVMVTVNTNYRARELEYLLRQSDTETLILMDSFKGASYVDMLYEICPELKQAEPGQLRSKRLPWLRNVIFLGDEAKPGMFNWSEVMRMGESVPDETLQERQDSLHAEDVINMQYTSGTTGFPKGVMLTHTNIVNNARSIAACMELTEQDRMCIPVPFFHCFGCVLGTLACVTVGAAMVPVVEFDPLTVIKTVAGERCTALHGVPTMFIAELNHPEFSRFDLSSLRTGIMAGSNCPMEVMKRVIHDMGASEITIAYGQTESSPVISQTRTKDPIERRVSTVGKALPGVEVKVIDPATGEEVPPGVQGELCTRGYLVMKGYYRLAEATAEAIDEDGWLHTGDLARMDEEGYLRITGRLKEMIIRGGENIFPREIEEFLYTHPKILDVQIVGIPDEKYGEEVMAFIRLKDGENLDSEEVRNFCKGAIARYKIPRYIQITDSYPMTASGKVQKFRLREMAIAELGLGHVTGK
- a CDS encoding acyl-CoA dehydrogenase, with protein sequence MNFELSEEQRMIRKLMRDFAEGEVAPGADERDRTKAFPAEVFRKMADLNLMGLPFPEKVGGGGADTISFAIAVEELSRVCASTGITYSAHVSLGCAPLYLFGTEEQKKKYLVPLCKGETLGAFGLTEPNAGSDAGGTKTTAVREKDEWVINGSKCFITNASYADFVALTAVTGPGPEITAFIVPADTEGFRVIDNYVKMGLNSSNTTELVMENVRIPEENILGRIGHGFKQFLITLDGGRIGIGAMAVGIAQGAYEAALAYAKERVQFGQSLSKFQVIQHKLADMAMEIELARTMVYKAAWLKDEGKKFTKEASMCKLYASEMAMRVCNQAVQIHGGYGYMHDYKVERFFRDAKLTEIGEGTSEIQRTVIAREIGC